A stretch of DNA from Paracoccus methylovorus:
GCGGAATCCATCGAGGAAATGAATCACGCGGATCGACTGATCCAGCGAATCATTTTTCTGGAAGGTCATCCGAACCTGCAAAAGCTTGACCCGCTGCGGATCGGCCAGAACCTCAAGGAAACGCTGGAATCCGATCTGGCTGCCGAACACGACGCCCGCACGTTGTATATCGAGGCGCGGGAATATTGCGACAAGGTCGGCGACTATGTCAGCAAGAACCTGTTCGATGCGCTGCTGACCGATGAAGAGGGGCATATCGACTTTCTCGAAACCCAGCTTGGGCTTTACGAGGAAATCGGTGCGCAGAACTATGGCCAGCTCAACGCCAAATCCGCCGACGAGGCCGAATAGGTCCGCAAACATATCCACGTATCGGGGGCCTTTGCGGGCCCCCTTTTGTTTTGGCTCAGGCCAGCCAGTCCAAGGCCAGCGCGGGCAGGTCGTCGAAATGCGCCAGCATCGCCTCGGGGGCCAGACGGCTCAGCCCCTCGCCCTCGGGACCAAAGGCGACCAGCGCCACCTTTACCCCGGCGGCTGCGGCTGTCTTGCGGTCGGTTTCGGTATCTCCCACCAGAAAGGATCGCGCCACGCTGCCGCCCGCCGCCTCGACCGCCGCGGCATAGGGGCGGGGGTCGGGCTTGCGCACCGGCAGCGTGTCGGCGCCGATCATCGCGGCGAAACAATCGCGGATGCCCAGTTCGCGCAGCAGGGTTTCCGCCAGCGCA
This window harbors:
- the bfr gene encoding bacterioferritin, translated to MKGDAKVIEYLNAALRSELTAVSQYWLHYRLQEDWGYGKIADKSRAESIEEMNHADRLIQRIIFLEGHPNLQKLDPLRIGQNLKETLESDLAAEHDARTLYIEAREYCDKVGDYVSKNLFDALLTDEEGHIDFLETQLGLYEEIGAQNYGQLNAKSADEAE